In Harpia harpyja isolate bHarHar1 chromosome Z, bHarHar1 primary haplotype, whole genome shotgun sequence, a single window of DNA contains:
- the MOCS2 gene encoding molybdopterin synthase sulfur carrier subunit isoform X1 codes for MRCQVSVLYFARSAELAGLRCETLSVPRQITSLQLWEEIVRLHPRLAVIRDQVVFAVRQEYVLLGDQLLVLQPGDEVAIIPPISGG; via the exons ATGCGCTGCCAG GTCTCGGTGCTGTATTTCGCCAGGAGCGCAGAGCTGGCGGGGCTGCGCTGCGAGACCCTCTCGGTGCCGCGGCAGATCAcctctctgcagctctgggagGAGATCGTCAGGCTTCACCCCAG GCTTGCTGTCATCCGGGATCAAGTGGTTTTTGCTGTTCGGCAGGAGTACGTGCTTCTTGGAGATCAGCTCCTGGTCCTGCAGCCTGGAGACGAGGTTGCCATTATCCCACCAATTAGTGGAGGCTGA
- the MOCS2 gene encoding molybdopterin synthase catalytic subunit isoform X2: protein MRCQVSVLYFARSAELAGLRCETLSVPRQITSLQLWEEIVRLHPRSTCFLEISSWSCSLETRLPLSHQLVEAESAQRAMDESEDVPKDFIKLKSEKLSVDEVSELVISPYCGAVSLFIGTTRNNFEGKKVIHLEYEAYTSMAETEIKKICRDVRQKWPSVKHIAVHHRLGVVPITEASVIIAVSSPHRTQSLEAVMYCINTLKSSVPIWKKEIYEDEYSWKENKECFWANSEK, encoded by the exons ATGCGCTGCCAG GTCTCGGTGCTGTATTTCGCCAGGAGCGCAGAGCTGGCGGGGCTGCGCTGCGAGACCCTCTCGGTGCCGCGGCAGATCAcctctctgcagctctgggagGAGATCGTCAGGCTTCACCCCAG GAGTACGTGCTTCTTGGAGATCAGCTCCTGGTCCTGCAGCCTGGAGACGAGGTTGCCATTATCCCACCAATTAGTGGAGGCTGAATCTGCTCAG CGAGCTATGGATGAAAGCGAAGATGTGCCAAAAGATTTTATCAAGCTCAAATCTGAAAAGCTCTCTGTAGATGAAGTGTCAGAGCTGGTTATTTCACCGTACTGTGGGGCAGTGTCTCTGTTCATTG GTACtacaagaaataattttgaaggaaaaaaagtgattcaCTTAGAATATGAAGCATATACTTCAATGGCAGagactgaaataaagaaaatctgcagAGATGTTAGACAGAAATGGCCATCAGTCAAACATATTGCAGTGCACCATAGACTTGG TGTGGTTCCAATAACTGAAGCAAGTGTAATTATTGCAGTCTCCTCTCCACACAGAACACAATCCCTTGAAGCTGTAATGTACTGCATCAATACCTTAAAATCATCCGTCCCAATATGGAAAAAG GAGATTTATGAGGACGAATattcttggaaagaaaacaaggaatgcTTTTGggcaaattcagaaaaataa